A single Polynucleobacter acidiphobus DNA region contains:
- the ribBA gene encoding bifunctional 3,4-dihydroxy-2-butanone-4-phosphate synthase/GTP cyclohydrolase II: MPNSPLPAISPVHEIVADLRAGKMIILVDEEDRENEGDLVLAADHVSAEAINFMAKHGRGLICLTLTKERCQQLNLPLMVRDNGTALGTNFTVSIEAASGVTTGISAADRARTIQAAVAPNAKPADLVQPGHVFPLMAQPGGVLIRSGHTEAGCDLASLAGCSPTAVICEIMKDDGSMARLPDLIEFAKEHQLKIGTIADLIQYRSQTESIVLREGVREFASPWGRFTGVVYRDTPSNCLHLALVQGNPQSAEESIVRVHEPVTVLDLLDIDQSTHSWPLSKALQVIANAPCGVAVLLNAAGVAAPNELKWLSQFEKLTQLDQGSDHNPSKPPGQSGAERKTDFRSYGIGAQILKDLGVRKMRLLANSSRVPSLSGYQLEIIDHIPYTPIQS; encoded by the coding sequence ATGCCAAACTCACCATTACCAGCCATTAGCCCCGTTCATGAGATTGTGGCCGACCTTCGTGCTGGCAAGATGATCATCTTGGTTGATGAAGAGGACCGTGAGAATGAAGGTGATTTGGTTCTTGCGGCTGATCACGTCAGTGCCGAGGCCATTAACTTCATGGCCAAGCACGGTCGGGGTCTCATTTGCCTCACACTCACCAAAGAGCGTTGCCAACAATTAAACTTGCCGCTGATGGTTCGTGACAATGGCACAGCCTTAGGGACAAATTTTACGGTCTCAATTGAAGCTGCCAGTGGCGTGACCACCGGCATCTCAGCAGCCGATCGAGCACGCACCATCCAAGCCGCAGTTGCCCCAAATGCCAAACCAGCCGATTTAGTACAACCAGGCCATGTCTTCCCTTTAATGGCTCAACCTGGAGGTGTCTTAATCCGCTCTGGCCACACCGAGGCCGGTTGTGATTTAGCGAGTCTTGCGGGTTGCTCACCCACTGCCGTGATTTGCGAAATCATGAAAGACGATGGCAGCATGGCGCGCTTACCGGATCTCATCGAGTTTGCTAAAGAGCATCAACTCAAGATTGGAACGATTGCAGATCTGATTCAGTATCGGAGCCAAACAGAGAGTATTGTGTTGCGCGAAGGCGTGCGTGAGTTTGCCAGTCCTTGGGGTCGTTTTACGGGTGTGGTGTATCGGGACACACCGAGTAACTGTTTACACCTTGCACTGGTTCAAGGAAATCCACAATCCGCCGAAGAATCCATTGTGCGGGTTCATGAACCAGTTACCGTTTTGGATCTTTTAGATATTGATCAATCCACGCATTCATGGCCTTTGAGCAAAGCCTTGCAAGTGATCGCCAATGCGCCGTGCGGCGTTGCTGTTTTACTTAATGCTGCTGGAGTTGCGGCTCCCAATGAACTCAAATGGCTTTCGCAGTTTGAAAAGTTAACTCAATTGGACCAAGGTTCTGATCATAATCCCTCAAAGCCACCCGGTCAATCGGGTGCGGAGCGTAAAACGGATTTCCGCAGTTACGGAATTGGAGCGCAAATCCTCAAAGACTTAGGTGTACGCAAAATGCGTTTACTAGCCAACTCCTCCAGGGTACCGAGTTTATCTGGCTATCAATTGGAAATTATTGATCACATCCCCTACACACCCATCCAATCTTGA
- a CDS encoding DUF2721 domain-containing protein, which produces MNLSIDAIQANIQLALAPVFLLTAVATLVAAITARLARNVDRMRFIQNQLYGDQQLSQKLKTHYEKEIDEFKTRGRLCTLAIFFDVLAGVLISLTVLELFLVQTGAGKLVNVGYVLITFVAGLVSFVVSLTLILVEVVFAYRSTSWDMPAQEISQMPTTPKE; this is translated from the coding sequence ATGAACCTTTCAATCGATGCTATACAAGCCAATATTCAGTTGGCCTTGGCACCTGTCTTTCTCCTCACGGCTGTTGCTACCTTAGTTGCTGCGATCACAGCACGCCTGGCGCGTAATGTAGATCGGATGCGCTTTATTCAGAATCAGCTGTATGGCGATCAGCAGCTTAGTCAAAAGCTGAAGACACATTATGAGAAAGAAATTGATGAGTTCAAGACCAGGGGAAGGTTATGCACTCTAGCCATTTTCTTTGATGTCTTAGCAGGCGTTTTAATTTCTCTGACTGTTCTTGAGCTATTTTTAGTACAAACCGGTGCCGGAAAATTAGTCAATGTGGGTTATGTTCTGATCACCTTTGTTGCTGGTTTGGTCTCATTTGTGGTTTCTCTAACACTTATCTTGGTTGAAGTTGTCTTTGCCTATCGCTCAACGAGTTGGGATATGCCTGCACAAGAGATATCTCAAATGCCCACAACACCCAAGGAATAA
- a CDS encoding UDP-glucuronic acid decarboxylase family protein, translated as MSINQNKILISGGAGFLGSHLTERLLREGNDVLVVDNFFTGNKQNLVHLMSNPKLEIMRHDVTFPLYVEVNQIYNLACPASPVHYQYDPVQTTKTSVHGAINMLGLAKRTRARILQASTSEVYGDPEVHPQPEGYWGRVNPIGIRSCYDEGKRCAETLFFDYFRQHQTDIKVVRIFNTYGPRMHPNDGRVVSNFIVQALQGKDITIYGDGSQTRSFCYVDDLIDAMARMMATETGFTGPVNIGNPTEFTMLELAQLVLKLSGSKSKIVYQPLPSDDPKQRQPNIDLAKAKLGWTPKVSLEDGLRETISYFSKLLNV; from the coding sequence ATGTCCATCAATCAAAACAAAATCCTCATCTCCGGCGGCGCAGGCTTTTTAGGCTCTCATCTCACTGAACGCCTGCTTCGTGAGGGTAATGATGTTTTGGTGGTGGATAACTTTTTTACCGGTAACAAACAGAACCTTGTGCATTTGATGAGTAATCCAAAATTGGAGATCATGCGCCATGATGTGACCTTTCCTTTGTATGTCGAGGTTAATCAGATCTATAACTTAGCGTGTCCAGCCTCCCCAGTTCACTATCAATACGACCCCGTGCAAACGACTAAAACTAGCGTGCACGGTGCAATTAATATGCTCGGTTTAGCTAAGCGGACCCGCGCTCGTATTTTGCAAGCCTCTACGAGTGAGGTCTATGGTGATCCAGAGGTGCATCCCCAACCAGAAGGCTATTGGGGTAGAGTCAATCCGATTGGCATTCGGTCCTGCTATGACGAGGGTAAGCGTTGTGCTGAGACCCTATTTTTTGACTACTTTCGCCAACATCAAACCGATATCAAAGTGGTAAGAATCTTCAACACCTACGGCCCAAGGATGCATCCCAACGATGGCCGCGTGGTGAGCAACTTTATCGTGCAGGCATTACAAGGTAAAGACATCACGATTTATGGGGATGGATCTCAGACCCGAAGTTTTTGCTATGTGGACGACCTTATTGATGCTATGGCTCGGATGATGGCGACAGAAACTGGCTTTACGGGGCCAGTCAATATCGGGAACCCAACTGAATTTACGATGCTTGAACTTGCCCAATTGGTTCTCAAGCTTTCTGGTAGCAAATCAAAAATTGTCTATCAACCACTACCCTCGGATGATCCAAAGCAGCGTCAGCCGAATATTGATTTAGCTAAGGCCAAATTAGGATGGACGCCTAAGGTATCTCTAGAAGATGGGTTAAGAGAAACTATCAGCTATTTTTCAAAGCTCTTAAATGTTTAA
- the ribH gene encoding 6,7-dimethyl-8-ribityllumazine synthase: MNDIDVFEADLNGQDLRVAIVQARFNEEHCKALSEACITELLNLGVAHHDIQLVTVPGALEIGFALSQLAKTHEFDAMIALGAVIRGETYHFELVSNESASAITRISLDHGIPIANGVLTCDTDDQAFARTLEKGRDCARAAVEMANLALAINPDLDIESA, encoded by the coding sequence ATGAACGACATCGATGTCTTTGAGGCTGACTTAAATGGCCAAGATCTCAGGGTTGCGATCGTGCAAGCTCGTTTTAATGAAGAGCACTGCAAAGCCCTATCGGAGGCCTGCATTACCGAGCTACTGAACTTAGGTGTGGCTCATCACGATATTCAGTTAGTGACCGTACCTGGCGCCTTAGAGATTGGCTTTGCCCTCTCCCAACTTGCGAAGACCCACGAGTTTGATGCCATGATCGCCCTAGGTGCTGTCATTCGGGGGGAAACCTACCACTTTGAATTGGTCTCCAATGAATCTGCGAGTGCCATTACTCGTATTAGTTTGGATCATGGTATTCCGATTGCCAATGGGGTGCTAACGTGCGACACCGACGATCAAGCATTTGCTCGCACTCTCGAAAAGGGCCGTGATTGTGCGCGCGCTGCGGTTGAAATGGCCAATCTCGCCCTAGCCATCAATCCTGATCTTGATATTGAGTCAGCATAA
- a CDS encoding NAD-dependent succinate-semialdehyde dehydrogenase — translation MNVPNSIADLHKLLKNPGLFHEDALINGQWVKASGNARFAVSNPATGDIIAKVANLNASDAEEAISAAELALNAWKGKLAKERAQVMRKWFELILANADDLATLMTLEQGKPLAEAKGEVVYGASFVEWFAEEAKRVMGAIPATTWGDKRTIVLKQAIGVCVAITPWNFPIAMITRKIAPAMAAGCTIVIKPAEQTPLSALAIAELAQQAGVPQGVINIVTADAEQSIAVGKVLCESPTVRHLSFTGSTEVGRILMAQCAPTVKKLSLELGGHAPFIVFDDADIDAAVSGAMSSKYRNAGQTCVCANRFYVHKKVHDAFVEKLALATKAIKIGNGLEQGVSQGPLIDQAAIEKVERHVADAVSKGAQLVIGGKRASLGGTFYEPTVLANVTNAMLITHEETFGPVAPVIPFENDDEVIRLANSSQFGLASYFYSRDIGRVWKVAEALEFGMVGVNTGLISNEVAPFGGVKQSGLGREGSSWGIDEYLEMKYVCMGL, via the coding sequence ATGAACGTCCCCAATTCCATTGCTGATCTCCATAAGCTCCTCAAGAACCCTGGTCTTTTTCATGAGGATGCGTTGATCAACGGCCAGTGGGTGAAAGCGTCAGGGAACGCGCGATTTGCAGTTTCCAACCCCGCAACCGGTGACATCATTGCTAAGGTTGCCAATTTAAATGCCTCGGATGCCGAAGAGGCAATTTCCGCTGCAGAGCTAGCCCTCAATGCCTGGAAGGGCAAGCTGGCCAAAGAGCGTGCCCAGGTGATGCGCAAGTGGTTTGAGTTAATTCTGGCCAATGCAGATGATCTCGCCACCCTCATGACTCTTGAGCAAGGCAAACCTCTTGCCGAAGCTAAAGGGGAAGTGGTCTACGGCGCTTCCTTTGTGGAATGGTTTGCCGAAGAAGCCAAACGCGTAATGGGGGCGATTCCAGCAACCACCTGGGGCGATAAGCGCACCATTGTTTTAAAGCAAGCCATTGGGGTCTGCGTTGCCATTACCCCCTGGAACTTTCCGATTGCCATGATTACGCGCAAAATCGCACCAGCAATGGCAGCAGGATGCACCATCGTGATCAAGCCTGCAGAACAAACTCCGCTTTCAGCACTCGCAATTGCTGAACTTGCCCAACAAGCAGGGGTCCCGCAAGGGGTCATTAATATCGTGACCGCAGATGCCGAGCAATCCATTGCAGTTGGCAAGGTTCTATGTGAATCCCCAACGGTACGCCATCTATCGTTTACCGGCTCTACAGAAGTAGGTCGCATTCTGATGGCGCAATGCGCCCCAACGGTCAAAAAACTCTCCTTAGAACTTGGCGGTCATGCGCCCTTCATTGTGTTTGACGACGCGGATATTGATGCTGCCGTATCGGGCGCAATGAGCTCCAAATACCGAAATGCCGGGCAAACTTGCGTTTGCGCCAACCGGTTCTATGTCCATAAAAAGGTGCACGATGCCTTTGTAGAAAAGTTAGCTCTGGCAACCAAAGCAATCAAGATTGGAAATGGTCTAGAGCAAGGCGTTTCTCAAGGGCCCCTAATCGATCAAGCTGCCATTGAAAAGGTAGAGCGGCATGTAGCCGATGCAGTGAGCAAAGGGGCGCAACTTGTTATTGGGGGTAAACGCGCCAGTCTGGGTGGAACGTTTTATGAACCAACCGTTCTTGCTAATGTTACCAATGCCATGCTCATTACCCATGAAGAAACTTTTGGTCCGGTTGCGCCAGTAATACCGTTTGAGAATGATGATGAAGTGATTCGATTGGCTAATAGCAGTCAATTTGGTCTAGCGTCTTACTTTTACAGTCGGGATATTGGTCGGGTTTGGAAGGTCGCCGAAGCCCTCGAATTTGGTATGGTGGGGGTCAATACCGGACTGATCTCGAATGAAGTAGCCCCATTTGGTGGGGTCAAGCAATCTGGCTTAGGACGCGAGGGTAGCTCCTGGGGAATCGACGAGTACCTTGAAATGAAATACGTCTGTATGGGTCTTTAA
- a CDS encoding undecaprenyl-diphosphate phosphatase has protein sequence MDPLLLFKALILGIVEGLTEFLPISSTGHLILVGDLLNFNDERGKAFEIIIQFGAILAVCWEYRERLFKVTNTFFSSKQSQKFVLHVVIACIPAMGLGLIFGKFIKAHLFSPVPVASAFIVGAFVIFWAEYRQTKASTMKKIDSIDQLTAIDALKVGLAQCAALIPGTSRSGATIIGGMLFGLPRAVATEFSFFLAIPVIGGATAYELLKIANSPQAFGFADFAPTLLVGFVAAFISAFICVRWLIHYVAHHNFIPFAWYRIIFGVLVLVTSYTGLVAWSN, from the coding sequence ATGGATCCATTACTGCTATTCAAAGCCCTGATCCTCGGGATTGTTGAGGGCTTAACCGAGTTTTTACCTATCTCGAGCACCGGGCACTTAATCTTGGTGGGGGATCTCTTAAATTTTAATGATGAGCGTGGCAAGGCCTTTGAAATCATTATTCAGTTTGGCGCCATTTTGGCAGTGTGCTGGGAGTACCGTGAGCGCCTATTCAAGGTGACCAATACCTTTTTCTCGAGTAAACAATCGCAAAAGTTTGTTTTGCATGTGGTTATTGCTTGTATTCCAGCCATGGGGCTTGGTCTGATTTTTGGTAAGTTCATCAAGGCTCATCTGTTTTCACCAGTCCCTGTGGCAAGCGCATTTATTGTGGGCGCCTTTGTGATCTTCTGGGCAGAGTACCGTCAAACCAAAGCGTCGACCATGAAGAAAATCGATAGCATTGACCAGTTAACTGCGATCGATGCCCTAAAAGTGGGGCTAGCCCAATGCGCGGCTCTCATACCAGGTACCTCACGCTCTGGAGCCACAATTATTGGCGGGATGCTATTTGGCTTGCCGCGAGCCGTTGCAACCGAATTCTCCTTCTTTTTAGCAATCCCGGTCATTGGTGGGGCAACTGCGTATGAGTTGCTCAAGATTGCAAACTCACCCCAAGCATTTGGTTTTGCTGATTTTGCACCTACCCTTTTAGTTGGTTTTGTCGCAGCCTTTATCTCCGCATTTATTTGTGTGCGCTGGCTGATTCATTATGTTGCGCATCACAACTTTATCCCCTTTGCTTGGTATCGTATTATTTTTGGCGTTTTAGTTTTGGTGACCTCGTACACCGGTCTTGTCGCTTGGTCTAACTGA
- the trmB gene encoding tRNA (guanosine(46)-N7)-methyltransferase TrmB codes for MINDSSSLRHRIRSFVRRAGRTTNAQEHAIATLGSQFLLPYQEALFDWSVFGPSYQNASRIVEIGFGMGESTAQIAQVRPNDAFLGLEVHEPGVGALLKRIGELDLHNLRLISHDAVEILERMIAPNSLDGVHIFFPDPWHKTRHHKRRLIQKEFVELLVSRLKPNGYLHLATDWQHYAEQMLLVLNHHPLLRNQSTQKVRLGAILGIDQDQTIGGIDWTAKHLQETHEGFVDKPSYRPLTKFENRGLKLGHGVWDLLYRKHVP; via the coding sequence ATGATTAATGATAGTAGTTCTTTGAGACACCGAATTCGCTCGTTTGTTCGTAGAGCAGGCCGTACTACTAATGCCCAAGAGCATGCGATTGCAACCTTAGGTAGTCAATTTCTCCTGCCATATCAAGAGGCATTATTTGATTGGTCAGTATTTGGTCCGTCGTATCAGAATGCTTCGCGCATTGTCGAGATCGGCTTTGGCATGGGTGAGTCCACCGCTCAGATTGCACAAGTTCGTCCAAACGATGCATTTTTAGGTCTTGAGGTTCATGAGCCTGGGGTTGGTGCGCTTCTTAAGCGTATTGGTGAGTTGGATCTTCACAATCTTCGCTTAATTTCCCATGATGCTGTTGAGATACTCGAGCGGATGATTGCACCCAATTCTTTGGATGGGGTTCATATTTTCTTTCCAGATCCATGGCATAAAACGCGTCATCATAAACGCCGTTTAATTCAAAAAGAATTTGTAGAACTCCTCGTTTCCCGATTGAAGCCTAATGGCTATCTTCACCTGGCAACGGATTGGCAGCATTACGCGGAGCAAATGCTCTTAGTTCTCAATCACCATCCTCTATTACGAAATCAATCCACTCAAAAAGTTCGCTTAGGAGCCATTCTCGGTATCGATCAGGATCAAACTATCGGTGGTATTGATTGGACAGCTAAGCACTTACAAGAGACGCATGAGGGTTTTGTGGATAAGCCCTCGTATCGTCCGCTGACCAAATTTGAGAACCGTGGTCTCAAATTAGGCCACGGGGTTTGGGATTTGCTTTATCGCAAGCATGTGCCTTAA
- a CDS encoding IS3 family transposase (programmed frameshift) gives MKRTKYTAEFKLEAVKQILDKGHSAVEVSRRLGVPVGLLYTWTRKLKGSDEKPIEDIKALQAEMTKLKAELRRTTEERDIPKKGRRVLCQSVRVKYAFIKEHRQEFRLLSMCRVLKVHRSGYYAWLKEPQSPRALENAKLSEQIRYFYDQSMGIYGSPRIYHDLREAGVACSENRVARLMKASQLRSIRGYKRPRYRIGRPSLVSPNQLQRQFTHDAPDQAWVTDITYIRTYEGWLYLAVVIDLHSRLVVGWSMQARMETRLVLDALTMAVWRRKPKNGLIIHSDQGSQFGSDAFARWCKDNRLSPSMSRRGNCWDNAVAESFFSSLKSELIKKRIYPTRAQAKSEIFEYIEEFYNRVRRHKHLAQLSPMAFEQRQIAL, from the exons ATGAAGCGAACCAAATACACCGCTGAGTTCAAATTAGAAGCGGTTAAGCAGATCTTAGATAAAGGGCATTCAGCAGTTGAGGTATCCAGACGCTTGGGGGTGCCTGTCGGCCTGCTGTATACCTGGACCCGAAAACTCAAGGGGTCAGATGAGAAACCAATAGAAGACATCAAAGCGCTGCAAGCCGAGATGACCAAACTCAAAGCAGAACTGAGGCGAACCACTGAAGAGCGCGACATCC CTAAAAAAGGCCGCCGCGTACTTTGCCAAAGTGTCCGAGTGAAGTACGCGTTTATCAAAGAGCATCGCCAGGAGTTCCGGCTTTTGAGCATGTGCCGGGTTCTGAAGGTGCACCGCAGTGGCTATTACGCTTGGTTAAAAGAACCTCAATCACCCCGGGCTCTGGAGAACGCCAAGTTATCAGAACAGATCCGTTACTTCTATGATCAGAGTATGGGGATTTATGGCAGCCCGCGGATTTACCATGACCTCAGGGAAGCGGGTGTAGCCTGTAGTGAAAACCGAGTGGCAAGACTCATGAAGGCCTCGCAACTGCGCTCCATCCGCGGGTATAAGCGTCCGCGATATCGGATCGGTAGACCGTCTCTAGTCTCACCCAATCAATTGCAACGTCAATTTACCCATGATGCCCCTGATCAAGCCTGGGTGACCGACATTACCTATATCCGAACTTACGAAGGCTGGTTGTACTTGGCGGTAGTGATTGATTTGCACTCCCGATTAGTGGTTGGCTGGAGCATGCAAGCACGTATGGAAACCCGCTTGGTCCTGGATGCCTTAACGATGGCGGTATGGCGCAGAAAGCCTAAGAATGGTCTTATCATCCACTCCGACCAAGGTAGCCAGTTCGGTAGTGATGCATTTGCCCGCTGGTGCAAAGATAATCGATTAAGCCCGAGCATGAGCAGGCGTGGCAACTGCTGGGATAACGCAGTGGCTGAATCCTTCTTTAGCAGCCTCAAAAGTGAATTAATTAAGAAACGGATTTATCCCACTAGGGCACAAGCCAAATCAGAGATCTTTGAATACATCGAAGAGTTCTACAATCGGGTAAGGCGTCACAAGCATCTTGCCCAACTAAGTCCAATGGCGTTCGAACAACGTCAAATTGCGTTATGA
- the nusB gene encoding transcription antitermination factor NusB has translation MTAGSTPNPKRSLTPRRRAREYALQGIYQYLVIQKAGELSDAPLTISAITKQLGEDPAFKKCQGDLFASIFQGVIGQHQELDALIIPELDRPLAELSPVEHAAMLIGTYELAADLSVPYKVAINEAVELAKTFGGTDGHKYVNGVLDQLAQKLRQAEIVAN, from the coding sequence ATGACGGCTGGATCGACCCCTAACCCAAAGCGCTCGCTCACGCCTAGGCGGCGTGCCCGCGAATATGCCTTACAAGGTATTTATCAGTATTTGGTGATTCAAAAGGCGGGTGAGCTAAGTGATGCCCCCTTAACGATCAGCGCAATCACGAAACAACTTGGCGAAGACCCAGCATTTAAAAAATGTCAGGGTGATTTATTTGCAAGTATCTTCCAGGGGGTGATTGGCCAGCACCAAGAACTTGATGCATTGATTATTCCGGAGTTAGATCGACCCTTGGCTGAACTATCACCAGTAGAGCATGCTGCTATGCTAATCGGCACCTATGAGTTAGCTGCCGATCTATCGGTGCCCTACAAAGTAGCAATTAATGAAGCGGTTGAATTAGCAAAAACCTTTGGTGGCACCGATGGCCATAAATACGTGAATGGGGTTTTAGATCAGCTTGCCCAAAAACTGCGGCAAGCTGAAATCGTAGCGAACTAA
- a CDS encoding lytic transglycosylase domain-containing protein, producing the protein MKPFNFPKTIGIEQHLASASLARLIQRLFAFLVAAILAVWLLGPRTGAGIFDLAHYLVPAEARVLILGADSAEILTADESANQLKFWSINPQTIPSIAGPASQIPGHLVDLSAVDRSILGSETERRAVAEHLAKKFRISLEDTLFYVNQAMMVSKEVNLDPTLILAVMATESSLNPRAESRAGAQGLMQVRTHVHQEKFEPYGGPLAAFIPEANIRVGALILKACIARAGSLEDGLKSYLGAPNAASGVGTYTHKVFSEREELRNVARRLGGNV; encoded by the coding sequence ATGAAACCATTTAATTTTCCAAAGACAATTGGGATTGAACAGCACTTAGCCTCTGCATCTTTAGCTAGGCTCATACAGCGCCTATTTGCATTTTTGGTTGCCGCAATTCTTGCCGTTTGGTTACTTGGCCCCCGCACTGGCGCCGGAATCTTTGATCTTGCCCACTATTTAGTTCCCGCCGAAGCCCGCGTACTGATTCTCGGGGCGGATAGTGCTGAAATCTTAACGGCTGATGAGTCCGCCAATCAACTCAAGTTTTGGAGCATAAACCCACAGACCATCCCCTCGATTGCAGGACCCGCATCACAAATTCCGGGGCATTTGGTCGACTTAAGTGCGGTTGATCGGTCGATATTGGGTTCAGAGACCGAGCGTCGCGCAGTTGCCGAACATTTGGCTAAAAAGTTTCGGATCTCTTTAGAGGACACACTTTTCTATGTCAATCAAGCCATGATGGTGAGTAAAGAGGTTAACCTAGACCCCACCCTAATTTTGGCAGTGATGGCGACTGAATCTAGCCTAAATCCTCGTGCTGAGAGCCGTGCCGGTGCGCAAGGATTGATGCAGGTTCGAACCCATGTTCATCAAGAGAAATTTGAGCCTTATGGCGGCCCCTTAGCGGCCTTTATCCCTGAGGCAAATATTCGGGTGGGGGCTCTGATTTTGAAGGCTTGTATCGCTCGAGCTGGTTCGCTTGAGGATGGTTTAAAGAGTTATTTGGGCGCTCCCAATGCAGCGAGTGGGGTTGGTACCTATACCCATAAGGTATTTTCAGAGCGCGAAGAGTTACGTAACGTTGCGCGCCGTTTAGGCGGTAACGTTTAG
- a CDS encoding class I SAM-dependent methyltransferase yields the protein MNAPSSRKFLKAIFYLILTKAPLIVITCFVNTYIQKNKIIKFQNIESKHREKNFSTDWFTGNIPYWMIIFNKFQMLNKPLSCLEIGSWEGRSSLFILDSLPNSKLTCVDTWEGADEHKGSKILNTIEQNFDANLSDYRDRLTKYKGTSFSFFDNLESHTKFDLIYIDGSHYIYDVMVDALKSFAHLNVGGVMIFDDFFWGYYDDPISNPASAINTFISLKKRYLQVEMVYSQIIISRIADENRINH from the coding sequence ATGAATGCCCCATCTTCTCGAAAATTCCTTAAGGCAATTTTTTACTTGATTTTGACAAAGGCACCGCTTATTGTTATTACATGTTTTGTGAATACCTATATTCAAAAAAATAAAATTATTAAGTTTCAAAATATAGAAAGTAAGCACCGAGAGAAAAATTTTTCTACTGATTGGTTTACTGGCAATATTCCTTATTGGATGATTATTTTTAACAAATTTCAAATGTTGAACAAGCCCCTTTCTTGCCTTGAAATTGGTTCATGGGAGGGTCGATCATCCCTATTTATTCTTGACTCATTACCGAATTCAAAATTAACTTGTGTGGATACATGGGAGGGTGCTGATGAGCACAAGGGATCGAAAATTTTGAATACAATCGAGCAGAATTTTGATGCCAATCTTTCTGATTATCGGGATAGGCTTACCAAATACAAAGGGACTTCTTTTTCATTTTTTGATAATCTAGAAAGTCACACTAAGTTTGATTTAATTTACATTGATGGATCCCATTATATTTATGATGTAATGGTTGACGCGCTTAAATCATTTGCCCATCTTAATGTGGGCGGCGTGATGATTTTTGATGATTTTTTTTGGGGCTATTATGATGATCCAATATCCAATCCAGCCTCTGCTATAAATACGTTTATTTCGTTAAAGAAGAGATATTTGCAAGTTGAAATGGTTTATTCGCAAATTATCATTTCTCGAATTGCTGATGAGAATCGTATTAATCACTGA
- a CDS encoding glycosyl transferase family 90 → MKLINTFKYLIDVDGNSNAWSSLFLKLLSGSVVLKVESEDGYKQWYYDRLIPWQHYVPVNKDLSDLQEKLDWLRDNDDRAKKLAKLGKDFAFDISFEKELANSLDLIKNNLVIPKAK, encoded by the coding sequence ATCAAGTTAATCAATACATTTAAATACCTTATCGATGTAGATGGCAATAGTAATGCTTGGTCAAGTCTATTTTTGAAGCTTCTGTCTGGCTCAGTCGTACTTAAGGTTGAATCCGAGGACGGATACAAACAGTGGTATTACGATCGCTTAATTCCATGGCAGCACTATGTACCCGTAAATAAGGACCTTTCTGATCTTCAAGAAAAGCTTGATTGGCTTAGAGATAATGACGATAGGGCAAAGAAACTAGCAAAATTAGGTAAAGATTTCGCTTTCGATATTTCATTTGAAAAGGAATTAGCTAATAGTCTCGATTTAATCAAAAATAATCTTGTTATTCCAAAGGCTAAATAA